A genomic window from Pagrus major chromosome 23, Pma_NU_1.0 includes:
- the soul5 gene encoding heme-binding protein 2, with protein sequence MYLSGFVGFLLVLTAEARVGNSSELSFCTETEECLLFNKICDTDQYEVRHYGSAKWVTTEETHYIMEFASMRAFRRLFKYITGDNEDAKKIEMTAPVLMKMPDDKRFWQTGVYKMGFLLPSEHQKDPPKPTDNKVTILTLPPMKVYVKSYGGWMTSISDQNNANSLSSALDLVGAKYNKNFHYAAGYNSPMTWFYRHNEVWYVVEDEPECSSSSEEDMDLSPFA encoded by the exons ATGTATCTTTCAGGGTTTGTTGGCTTTCTGCTGGTGCTGACAGCTGAGGCCAGAGTTGG AAACTCCTCTGAGTTATCGTTCTGCACTGAAACAGAAGAATGTCTGCTGTTCAACAAGATTTGTGACACTGACCAATATGAG GTCCGTCACTATGGATCTGCAAAATGGGTCACAACTGAGGAGACACACTACATCATGGAGTTTGCTTCAATGAGAGCTTTCAGACGACTGTTTAAATACATCACTGGTGACAACGAGGAtg CAAAGAAAATTGAAATGACAGCTCCTGTTCTTATGAAAATGCCGGATGACAAGAGATTTTGGCAAACGGGTGTCTACAAAATGGGTTTCTTGCTGCCATCTGAACATCAGAAGGATCCCCCCAAACCCACTGATAATAAG GTGACCATCCTTACGTTGCCCCCTATGAAGGTGTATGTAAAGAGCTATGGAGGATGGATGACGTCAATTTCTGACCAAAACAACGCCAACAGTCTGTCCTCAGCCCTGGACTTAGTTGGTGCAAAGTACAACAAGAACTTCCACTATGCTGCTGGATACAACAG TCCAATGACATGGTTTTACAGGCACAATGAGGTGTGGTATGTCGTTGAGGACGAGCCGGAGTGTTCCAGCAGCAGCGAGGAGGATATGGACTTGTCTCCTTTCGCTTAA
- the LOC141019536 gene encoding retinol dehydrogenase 8, whose translation MGTRRVLVTGCSSGIGLAVAARLAKDELRRFKVVATMRDLRKRGPLEKAAGDSLNKTLEIKELDACCEDSIRECVNSLPDRRVDVLVNNAGVGMIGPLECQSITAMKDLFDTNFFGLARLVKELLPDMKRRQSGHIVVMSSVMGIQGLLFNDVYSASKFAVEGFCESLAVQAMKFNIKTTLVEPGPVVTEFERKVYEEAEKMDLSGTDEETAKIFREIYLPYSKKVFASLGQTPEDVAEQTIKVITAKEPPLRHQTNRLYMPMTALKHADPTGRLPLDTFYKMIFKHDNVFNATLGVLRLLQRRTGNK comes from the exons ATGGGAACCAGGAGGGTGCTGGTAACTGGGTGCTCCTCTGGCATTGGCTTGGCTGTTGCTGCACGACTGGCCAAGGATGAGCTCAGACGGTTTAAAG TGGTTGCCACAATGAGGGATCTGAGGAAACGGGGGCCCTTGGAGAAAGCGGCAGGTGACTCCTTGAACAAAACCCTGGAAATCAAAGAGTTAGATGCCTGTTGTGAAGACTCCATCAGAGAGTGTGTCAACAGCCTGCCGGACAGACGAGTGGATGTCCTTG TGAACAATGCTGGTGTTGGCATGATTGGACCACTGGAGTGCCAAAGCATCACTGCCATGAAGGACCTCTTTGACACAAACTTCTTCGGCCTGGCACGGCTGGTGAAAGAGCTGCTGCCTGACATGAAGCGGAGGCAGAGCGGCCATATTGTGGTGATGAGCAGCGTCATGGGCATACAGG GGCTTCTGTTCAATGATGTCTACTCTGCCTCCAAATTCGCTGTGGAAGGATTTTGTGAAAGTCTGGCAGTGCAAGCAATGAAGTTTAACATCAA GACGACTCTCGTGGAGCCTGGTCCTGTGGTAACAGAGTTTGAAAGGAAAGTATACGAGGAGGCTGAGAAGATGGATCTGTCAGGGACAGACGAGGAGACCGCCAAAATCTTCCGTGAAATTTACCTGCCGTACTCCAAAAAGGTCTTCGCCTCGTTAGGCCAGACACCAGAGGATGTTGCTGAG CAAACTATTAAAGTGATCACAGCCAAGGAGCCTCCCCTGCGTCACCAGACCAACCGGCTGTACATGCCCATGACTGCACTGAAGCACGCAGATCCGACTGGTCGACTGCCTCTGGACACCTTCTATAAGATGATCTTTAAACATGACAATGTGTTCAATGCTACCCTGGGGGTGCTGCGCTTACTGCAGAGGCGGACAGGGAATAAATAA
- the notch3 gene encoding neurogenic locus notch homolog protein 3: MEGNIPWIILSLLLFMHICEGFRCVDKYRPCENGGTCLESPSRCICRPGFIGPLCKYLDPCHRSPCLNGAACKSQVVNGIPQYTCVCQRGFRGQDCSLIDACATSPCANGARCANWNNHYNCSCPPGFQGKNCRNDIDECRKPGVCLNGGLCINTHGSFRCQCQPGYSGRTCEVSTLPCAPSQCLNGGTCRQTSDHSYECACLPGFEGHNCENNVDDCPGHKCMNGGICVDGVNTYNCQCPPEWTGQYCAEDVNECLMQPNACHNGGTCFNTIGGHTCVCVNGWTGDDCSENIDDCAIAVCFNGATCHDRVASFFCECPVGKTGLLCHLDDACVSNPCNEGAVCDTNPLNGRAICTCPAGFVGGACNQDMDECSIGANPCEHFGKCVNTEGSFQCQCGRGYAGPRCEIDINECLSMPCQNDATCLDRIGEFTCICMPGYMGTYCEIDVDDCESNPCVNDGICRDIVNGFTCTCQPGFTGTMCQIDIDECASTPCQNGAKCYDRPNGFECRCAEGYEGTLCESNINNCQPDPCHHGTCIDGIASYTCNCDAGYTGYRCENQLNECHSSPCQNGAKCVDQVNKYFCQCQHGTSGINCEINFDDCASNPCDYGICKDGINRYDCVCKPGFTGPKCNVEIDECASSPCRNGGTCVDEENGFHCQCPAGFKPPYCYSQVDECGSSPCVHGSCRDDINGYRCDCEPGWVGKNCDLDRNDCLPSPCQNAGTCIDQLNGFTCKCRQGFRGNLCQVNINECASSPCLNKGTCVDGVASFTCVCELPYSGPTCADVLTPCSPNPCANHAICTHTPDYLGYQCNCQPGWQGQLCNVDVNECISNPCKNRGTCTNTPGAFLCSCRSGYTGLNCETDINDCSPNPCLSGGSCMDGVNSFHCSCLPGFTGPRCASEINECQSSPCKNGGTCTDYVNSYTCTCRPGFTGIHCETNIPDCTESSCFNGGTCSDKINGYTCTCRSGFTGSHCQYEVNECDSQPCLNGGICQDALESFRCSCPKGYTGNRCQTPVDWCRRSSPCQNGGRCRQKDSSFICECSNGWSGRYCDIHRVSCETAARQRGIQTDDLCHHGGHCVNAGNSHYCKCPADYTGSYCESQVDHCEDKPCRNGATCRGYVGGYQCDCMPGYTGQNCEIEINECQSHPCQNGGTCIDLVGHYICSCPPGTLGVLCEINEDDCAPPLRMRSAPPKCLNNGTCVDRVGGYRCNCPPGFTGERCEGDINECLSNPCNPSNSLDCIQLPNDYQCVCKPGFTGRRCQGRFSVCESQPCQNGGACTVSSSFPLGYTCTCQLGYTGLNCERSMSCRELSCYNGGSCALTTRGARCTCNPGFGGPQCQHRTSEGCASQPCRNSGLCTEETSFPYFHCQCPSGYTGKRCEQSIRPPQTPSCPLADCLGKANDGVCDRECNIFPCHWDGGDCSLAVNPWIRCAHCWQAFNNSVCDESCNNVDCLYDNFDCKSKEKVCNPIYETYCIDHYADGQCDQGCNSGECGWDGLDCAVKVPEKIANGVLVLVVLLPPEELLRTGTAFLQKLSAILRTSLRFRLDENGEAMIKPYTRQEARLKRELQPQQEVIGSIVYLEIDNRMCEEDCFPTAESAADYLGALSAAEMLRFPYPLKSVRGEKMTVDPPIPDWGKLMLVGIASLLLLVILLIGMLIARRKREHSTLWFPEGFFLKKEPSSNKNRREPVGQDALGMKHMPKTVEESLLGDHSDQWMDSDCPEAKRLKVEEPSMLSDSEDAVDSRQWTQHHLAAADIRVPPTMALTPPQGEFESDCMDVNVRGPDGFTPLMLASFCGGGLEPEIAEEEENEECSANIISDLIYQGASLAAQTDRTGETALHLAARYARADAAKRLLDAGADANAQDNTGRSPLHAAVAADAQGVFQILIRNRATDLDSRMYDGSTALILAARLAVEGMVEELITCHADVNAVDELGKSALHWAAAVNNVDATVALLKNGANKDMQDLKEETPLFLAAREGSCEAVRVLLAHFANREITDHMDRLPRDIAQERMHHDIVQLLDEYNTVRSPQGHGGAGHHLSGGHTLSPLMCPPSAFLPSLKNTPQGKKNRRPGAKGSGLGGPHGASLKDSVKARNKKLTLDMQSALLESSVTLSPVDSLDSPHGGASNAGYITNPTSPVAMPSPGLFHSSMSVPNTPMVHSSMLEGGGPFAVSLAQLNDLGAAGMSLQGRVSMASDVNHGYVLSSGQMGLNMGLVSPVSVPFDWQHRMPPSSQCGQQVVNLVQSSQAGMHPQSPAMQQQNMLMHQQQIYRNAMLQPTPVTSTPTISPVKLPSIAEQQQQQQQQQQLINHTITNQQNMARMGTSTPPTPQTSQPPPSFFQQQQMSQQPSQPQPPAQPPQAATPVAQPTQALPSQPSGSTAGTEDYPTPPSQHSYSSALDATPKHYLHLPSEHPYLTPSPESPEPWSSPSPHCVSDWSDSTPSPAVAGPAQTQITQLPEANGKMQVFA; the protein is encoded by the exons ATGTCGTCCCGGATTCATTGGTCCTCTCTGTAAGTACCTGGATCCCTGTCATCGATCGCCATGTCTGAACGGAGCAGCTTGTAAGAGCCAGGTGGTCAATGGTATCCCACAATACACCTGTGTGTGCCAGAGAGGGTTCAGAG GCCAAGACTGCTCCCTCATTGATGCCTGTGCCACCAGTCCCTGTGCCAACGGGGCCCGTTGTGCCAATTGGAATAACCACTACAACTGTTCCTGCCCACCTGGCTTCCAGGGAAAGAACTGCCGCAATGACATTGATGAGTGCCGCAAGCCTGGCGTGTGCCTCAATGGTGGCCTCTGCATTAACACCCATGGGTCCTTCCGTTGTCAGTGCCAACCTGGATACAGCGGGCGCACATGTGAGGTGTCCACCCTTCCCTGCGCCCCATCTCAGTGCCTTAATGGGGGCACCTGCCGACAGACCAGTGACCATTCCTATGAGTGTGCTTGCCTACCAG GGTTTGAGGGTCACAACTGTGAAAATAATGTGGACGACTGTCCAGGTCACAAATGTATGAATGGAGGAATATGTGTGGACGGAGTCAACACCTACAATTGCCAGTGCCCACCAGAGTGGACAG GACAATACTGTGCTGAGGATGTCAATGAGTGTCTCATGCAACCAAACGCCTGCCATAACGGGGGTACTTGCTTCAACACCATCGGCGGGCACACCTGTGTTTGCGTCAATGGTTGGACTGGAGATGACTGCAGTGAGAACATCGATGACTGTGCCATAGCTGTCTGTTTCAATGGTGCCACGTGCCATGACCGTGTAGCATCCTTCTTCTGCGAGTGCCCAGTTGGAAAGACAG GTTTGCTGTGCCACCTTGATGATGCATGTGTGAGTAACCCCTGCAACGAGGGTGCAGTGTGTGACACCAATCCTCTTAATGGCCGCGCCATTTGCACCTGTCCTGCTGGCTTTGTAGGAGGTGCCTGCAACCAGGACATGGATGAGTGTTCGATTG GTGCCAACCCATGtgagcattttgggaaatgtgtgaACACAGAGGGCTCCTTCCAGTGCCAGTGCGGTCGGGGATACGCTGGCCCGCGGTGTGAGATTGACATCAACGAATGCCTGTCCATGCCCTGCCAGAATGATGCCACTTGCCTGGACCGGATTGGAGAGTTCACCTGCATCTGCATGCCAG GCTACATGGGGACTTACTGTGAGATTGACGTAGACGACTGTGAGAGTAACCCATGTGTGAATGATGGCATCTGTCGGGACATTGTCAATGGCTTCACATGCACCTGCCAGCCAG GGTTTACTGGCACCATGTGTCAGATCGACATAGATGAGTGCGCCAGCACACCCTGCCAGAATGGAGCAAAATGCTACGACCGGCCCAATGGGTTCGAGTGCCGCTGTGCTGAAG gttATGAAGGGACACTCTGTGAGAGTAACATTAACAACTGTCAGCCTGACCCATGCCACCATGGTACCTGTATAGATGGCATTGCCAGCTACACCTGCAACTGTGATGCTGGCTACACAGGCTATCGCTGTGAGAACCAGCTCAATGAGTGCCACAGCAGCCCTTGTCAAAATGGGGCCAAGTGTGTTGACCAGGTCAACAAGTACTTCTGCCAATGCCAACATGGAACCTCAG GTATCAACTGTGAGATAAACTTTGATGACTGTGCCAGTAACCCATGTGACTATGGCATCTGCAAAGATGGCATCAATCGCTATGACTGTGTTTGCAAACCTGGCTTCACTG GTCCCAAGTGTAATGTGGAGATAGATGAGTGTGCATCCAGCCCCTGTCGCAATGGAGGGACATGTGTGGATGAAGAGAATGGATTTCACTGCCAGTGTCCTGCAGGCTTTAAGCCCCCTTACTGTTACTCCCAGGTGGACGAGTGTGGCAGCAGCCCATGTGTCCATGGCTCATGCAGGGATGACATCAACGG TTACCGCTGTGACTGTGAGCCTGGATGGGTGGGGAAAAACTGTGACCTGGACAGGAACGACTGTTTGCCCAGTCCCTGCCAGAATGCTGGCACTTGCATCGACCAGCTCAATGGCTTCACCTGCAAGTGTCGCCAAGGCTTCAGAG GTAACCTCTGCCAGGTGAACATCAATGAATGTGCATCCAGTCCCTGTCTGAACAAGGGTACTTGTGTGGACGGTGTGGCAAgtttcacctgtgtgtgtgagcttccCTACAGTGGACCCACTTGTGCTGATGTCCTCACCCCTTGCTCCCCTAATCCTTGTGCCAATCATGCCATCTGCACCCACACGCCAGACTACTTGGGCTATCAATGTAACTGCCAGCCAGGGTGGCAAG GTCAGCTGTGTAACGTAGATGTGAATGAATGCATCTCAAACCCCTGCAAGAACCGTGGGACCTGCACTAACACACCTGGAGCCTTCCTGTGCTCCTGCAGATCCGGATACACTGGGCTGAACTGTGAAACAGACATCAATGACTGTTCTCCCA ATCCATGCCTAAGTGGAGGTTCCTGCATGGATGGTGTAAACTCCTTCCACTGCAGCTGCCTGCCAGGCTTTACTGGGCCCCGTTGTGCTTCAGAGATCAATGAGTGCCAGAGTTCCCCCTGCAAAAATGGAGGCACGTGCACAGACTACGTTAACTCCTACACCTGCACCTGTCGGCCTGGCTTTACTGGCATCCACTGTGAAACCAACATACCTGATTGCACTGAaag CTCTTGCTTCAATGGAGGGACGTGCTCAGATAAAATCAATGGTTACACCTGTACCTGCCGCTCAGGCTTCACTGGCTCCCACTGCCAGTATGAGGTCAATGAGTGTGACTCCCAGCCCTGCCTCAATGGGGGCATCTGTCAAGATGCCCTGGAGTCCTTCCGTTGCTCCTGCCCCAAGGGCTACACTGGCAACCGCTGCcag ACTCCAGTTGACTGGTGCAGACGCTCATCTCCCTGCCAAAATGGAGGACGGTGTCGCCAAAAAgactcttccttcatctgcGAATGTTCTAACGGCTGGTCTGGACGTTACTGCGATATCCATAGGGTTTCCTGTGAAACAGCTGCTCGCCAGAGAG GGATCCAGACTGATGATCTATGTCACCATGGTGGTCACTGTGTTAACGCTGGGAATAGCCACTATTGTAAATGTCCTGCTGACTACACTGGGAGCTATTGCGAAAGCCAAGTTGACCACTGTGAAGACAAACCCTGCCGAAATGGTGCCACCTGCAGGGGATATGTGGGAGGATACCAGTGTGAC TGTATGCCAGGCTATACTGGACAGAACTGCGAGATAGAGATCAACGAGTGCCAGTCTCATCCTTGCCAGAATGGAGGCACATGCATTGACCTGGTGGGACATTACATCTGCTCCTGCCCTCCTGGGACACTCG GTGTTCTCTGTGAGATCAATGAAGATGACTGTGCTCCACCCCTGAGGATGCGCAGTGCTCCTCCTAAGTGCCTGAATAATGGCACCTGTGTGGACAGAGTGGGTGGATATCGCTGCAATTGTCCCCCTGGATTCACAGGAGAGCGCTGTGAGGGAGACATAAATGAGTGTCTCTCTAACCCCTGCAATCCTTCCAACAGTCTTGACTGCATCCAGTTGCCCAATGACTACCAATGTGTCTGCAAGCCTGGCTTCACAG gTCGCAGGTGTCAGGGcaggttcagtgtgtgtgagtctcagCCTTGTCAGAATGGAGGAGCCTGTACTGTATCCAGCAGCTTTCCACTGGGATACACCTGCACATGTCAGCTT GGTTATACTGGGCTcaattgtgaaagaagcatgtCCTGTCGGGAGCTGTCCTGCTACAATGGAGGTAGCTGTGCACTTACCACAAGGGGGGCGCGTTGTACGTGCAATCCAGGTTTTGGCGGGCCTCAGTGTCAGCATCGCACTTCTGAAGGCTGTGCCTCCCAGCCCTGCCGTAATAGCGGTTTGTGCACTGAAGAGACCAGCTTCCCGTACTTTCACTGCCAGTGTCCCAGTGGCTATACAGGTAAACGGTGTGAGCAGAGCATCAGACCCCCTCAGACACCCTCATGCCCTCTGGCAGACTGTCTTGGCAAAGCCAATGATGGTGTTTGCGACAGGGAATGTAACATATTCCCTTGTCACTGGGATGGCGGCGACTGTTCTCTAGCTGTGAACCCCTGGATCCGCTGTGCACACTGCTGGCAGGCCTTCAACAACAGCGTGTGTGATGAGTCCTGCAACAACGTTGACTGTCTGTATGACAACTTTGACTGCAAAAGCAAGGAGAAAGTTTGCAA TCCAATATATGAAACCTACTGTATCGACCACTATGCTGATGGACAGTGTGACCAGGGTTGCAACTCAGGGGAGTGTGGCTGGGATGGCTTGGACTGTGCAGTGAAGGTTCCAGAAAAAATCGCCAACGGTGTCTTGGTTTTGGTTGTCCTACTGCCTCCAGAGGAGCTTCTCCGCACCGGCACAGCTTTTCTGCAGAAATTAAGTGCCATCCTACGCACTTCGCTGCGCTTTCGGCTGGACGAGAATGGAGAAGCCATGATCAAACCCTACACACGCCAAGAAGCGCGTCTCAAGCGCGAGCTACAGCCGCAACAGGAGGTCATCGG CTCCATAGTGTACCTGGAAATAGACAACCGTATGTGCGAGGAAGACTGTTTCCCTACAGCCGAGAGTGCAGCAGATTACCTTGGAGCCCTGTCAGCTGCAGAAATGCTGCGCTTCCCTTATCCACTCAAATCAGTCCGTG GTGAAAAGATGACAGTTGACCCTCCCATACCTGATTGGGGCAAGTTGATGCTGGTGGGGATAGCATCTCTTTTACTTTTGGTCATCCTTTTGATTGGCATGTTGATTGCTCGTAGAAAGAGAGAACACAGTACCCTTTGGTTCCCTGAGGGCTTCTTCCTCAAGAAGGAACCCAGCAGCAACAAGAACAGGAGGGAACCCGTGGGCCAGGATGCTCTGGGAATGAA ACACATGCCAAAAACTGTGGAGGAATCTCTCCTTGGAGATCACAGTGACCAGTGGATGGACTCAGACTGCCCTGAGGCTAAAAGGCTCAAG GTTGAAGAGCCAAGTATGCTCTCAGACAGTGAAGATGCAGTGGATAGCAGGCAGTGGACACAGCATCACCTTGCAGCTGCCGACATTCGTGTGCCTCCCACCATGGCCCTCACCCCACCTCAAGGAGAGTTTGAAAGTGACTGCATGGATGTTAATGTCCGAGGCCCAG ATGGTTTCACACCTCTGATGCTGGCATCATTCTGTGGAGGCGGCTTAGAGCCTGAGatagcagaggaagaggagaatgaggagTGTTCAGCCAACATTATCTCTGACCTAATCTACCAGGGCGCATCCCTTGCTGCCCAAACCGACCGCACTGGTGAGACAGCTCTCCACCTAGCTGCCCGCTACGCCCGTGCTGATGCTGCTAAGAGGCTGCTGGATGCCGGGGCAGATGCCAACGCTCAGGATAACACGGGACGTTCGCCGCTACATGCTGCAGTGGCTGCAGATGCACAGGGTGTCTTCCAG ATTCTGATCCGAAACCGGGCTACAGATCTTGACTCGCGTATGTATGACGGCTCTACTGCATTGATCTTGGCGGCACGGCTGGCAGTAGAGGGCATGGTAGAGGAACTCATTACTTGTCATGCTGACGTCAATGCAGTTGATGAATTGG GTAAATCTGCTTTGCACTGGGCTGCTGCAGTTAACAATGTGGATGCCACTGTTGCCCTGCTAAAGAATGGTGCAAACAAAGATATGCAAGATCTCAAG gaggAGACCCCTCTGTTCCTTGCAGCCCGTGAGGGCAGCTGTGAGGCTGTGAGGGTGCTGCTGGCTCACTTTGCAAACAGAGAGATCACAGACCATATGGACAGGTTACCAAGGGACATTGCCCAGGAGCGTATGCACCACGACATTGTGCAGCTTCTTGATGAGTACAACACAGTAAGGAGTCCCCAGGGCCATGGAGGGGCTGGACACCACCTCAGTGGTGGACACACTCTGTCTCCTCTCATGTGCCCTCCCAGTGCCTTCCTCCCTAGTCTGAAGAACACCCCACAGGGAAAGAAGAATCGCCGGCCTGGGGCCAAGGGTTCTGGCCTGGGAGGCCCACATGGTGCCAGTCTGAAAGATTCAGTTAAGGCCCGTAATAAGAAGCTGACCTTGGACATGCAGAGTGCCTTACTGGAGAGCTCAGTTACCCTGTCCCCAGTTGACTCACTGGACTCACCCCATGGGGGAGCTAGCAATGCTGGCTACATCACCAACCCCACTTCCCCTGTGGCTATGCCATCACCAGGGCTCTTCCACTCCTCCATGTCTGTCCCAAACACTCCCATGGTACATAGTAGCATGTTGGAAGGAGGTGGCCCCTTTGCTGTGTCTCTAGCCCAACTCAACGACCTGGGAGCTGCAGGAATGTCCTTGCAGGGACGTGTCTCGATGGCTTCAGATGTCAATCATGGCTATGTGCTGAGTTCAGGCCAGATGGGGCTCAACATGGGCCTGGTGAGTCCTGTCAGTGTGCCCTTTGACTGGCAGCACCGGATGCCCCCCTCCTCCCAGTGTGGTCAGCAGGTGGTGAATCTTGTGCAGAGTAGCCAGGCAGGCATGCACCCCCAGAGTCCAGCCATGCAGCAGCAGAACATGTTGATGCACCAGCAGCAGATCTACCGTAATGCCATGCTGCAGCCAACACCTGTTACCTCCACGCCCACTATCAGCCCTGTCAAGCTTCCCTCCATtgctgagcagcagcaacaacaacagcagcagcagcagcttatTAACCACACCATCACCAACCAGCAAAACATGGCCCGCATGGGCACCTCCACCCCACCAACACCCCAGACCTCCCAGCCTCCGCCATCCttcttccagcagcagcagatgtctCAGCAACCTTCTCAGCCCCAGCCTCCTGCTCAGCCCCCACAGGCAGCCACGCCAGTAGCCCAGCCCACTCAGGCTCTGCCCTCCCAGCCTAGTGGCAGCACTGCAGGAACGGAGGATTACCCAACCCCTCCCTCCCAGCACAGCTACTCATCCGCACTAGATGCCACGCCGAAGCATTACCTCCACTTGCCCAGTGAGCACCCCTACCTGACCCCCTCCCCCGAGTCTCCCGAGCCCTGGTCCAGTCCTTCTCCTCACTGCGTCTCCGACTGGTCAGATTCCACACCCAGCCCAGCAGTCGCTGGCCCTGCCCAGACCCAAATTACTCAACTCCCAGAGGCCAATGGCAAGATGCAGGTGTTTGCGTGA